In Caloenas nicobarica isolate bCalNic1 chromosome 6, bCalNic1.hap1, whole genome shotgun sequence, the DNA window GCTACTCACCTCGCCTTCTCATCCAGGAAGGTGTATGGCTTCTGGGGGACGCCCTGCCGCAGCGCCGTGCTGTCTTTAGCTCCTGGGACCCTCTCAGCTGGAGACTCCTTGGAGGACGGGGTGGTGGGGGAGGGCTCCTGTGTGGTGGGTGATGCAGGGGGCATGGAGACGAAGGAGGTGACCATGTAGGGGGGCATCTTCCGTGTGGGCGCAGCATTGGGCGTGGGAGATGACGtgggggctgagctgggggtgGTTGACACTGGGGAAGTGGGGGAGAACTTGGAAGGAGACggagcctggggagggggagacGTGTCCGTGGCGGGCGTGGGGGAGCCCCGTGTGGGGGTGTCCGTGTGGGGTGAAGCAACAGTCCGAGGTGGAGTGAACATCAGCTCGGGGGGCACACAGACAGTGATGTTGGGTGGGAGCTCAGGGTCCAGCCGTGGCCCCTCCTCGTGGGGCGCAGGGGGCTGGAGGACCCCTGGCGGGGCACCCGCCTGCACCACCCCATCTGCCTTCTGTACTTCTCCCTCGTGCTTGTGGGGTGGTGTGGTGGGGGGAACCCCTGTGGCTGGTGGCTCCGGCTGCCCCACAGGTGTCTGGGTCGACCGGCTGGAAGCCAccttctcagggacaggggctggGACAGCGACGTCCTTGGCTGGGGCAGCTTGGGCATctgcagggaggaaagggaggtATGACCCAGGAATGTAAGCCAGGAGCAGAGTGCAAGTAGTGCCCCATTCCACAAAGCCCTGGGGGGAAGATCCCCTGGGACTCGAGGACCCCCAGAGCATTGAGAGGCTGCGGCCCCATGGCTGCCCCACACCCCATGGGACAGGGCTCACTCACCTGCTGCCTTGAGGTGCACCTTCCCCGAGGGGGTGCTGTAGGGCCCCTGCCCAGCCTTGTTGACACAGGCCACCCGAAACCTGGCAGCACTCCCAGGAGGCAGCTCCGTCACGTTGAAGTAGCAGTCAGCAATGCCAGTAGTGACAATCTTCCACTCGTGCTCCCCTGCCGGTACACGGGCAAGGTGAGGTGGGGGCAGACTGGGGGCAACCTCCTGTCCATGACCCCTACCCAGGACCCTGCCAAGCCCCAGGGGATAGCAAGGACATTGGGCACTTTTGTCCTGCTTGGTGCCCCCCAGTGAGCTATCTTTCCAGCTGCATctcctggggaaggagaggtggCCCCACATACCGTCCAGCCTGCGCTCCAGCGTGTAGGTGCAGGGGGCTTTGCTCTCTGCAGGcttccacagcaccagcaccgTGTTCTTGTACTTTTGGGGGATCTCCGGTGTGCCTGGCCGCCCTGGGAGCCCTGTGAGGGGACAGACAGGGTGGGCTGGGTGCCTGGCCAgggggagggcagagctgctgcagggcaaaACCAAACTGTCCCTCCTCAAAAGTCCCCGTCTCTTTTGCAGATGCAGAGAGGGGAGGTTAAGTGACATGCTCTGAccagtccccagccccaggctgcgTGCCTGGCATATGGTCTCCTCTGTCGCCCAGGGTTCCCCCCTTGCATCCTTACGTGCCACCGCCAGCGTGCAGGAGCTGATGGCCGTGCCCAGGACATTGGTGGCTGCACACTCATACAGCCCCGCGTCCTTCCTGGAGACCTTGGCGATGGTGAGCATCTGCCGGCCATCCTTGCAGGAGACGATGTTCAGTGCGTTGTCCGGCTGCAGGGACCTCTTGTCTGCAAaggggagcagaggagagggatGCCGTGGCAGTGCGGGGAGCAGAAGAGAAGGATGCTCCAGTGCTCCCCCAGCACATGCCTGCcaaggcagcgcaggcagccccccacctttcATCCAGATGATCCTGGGGGTCGGGCTGCCGGcgggcaggcagcagagggtCAGCGCCtcaccctccagcagcacctggtctTTCAGCTTGATGTGGAAGACGGGCGGGAAATCTGGAAAGCAGCGGGGTGTCAGGTTGCAACAGCAATGGGCACCCACCATCGCGTCCTGGGGCACGCTTACCCGACTCGCTGGGCGCATGTGGCCGGCCGGTGGCGGGTCCCTCCTCCCGCAGCAGGCTGGAGGGGATGCTGGGCTGTGAGGCCACCTTCTCCTTCTTGCTCCGGGAGAGCCCCCAGCGCTCCCAGCGGGACCGCTTCTGGCTCTCAGCGCCACCTGCGGGCACCGGGGGCGGCTGAGAGTGGGGCCAACCCGGGGCCGCTGTGCCCGCTGTGCCCAGGGGGGCTGGGCCACGGCGTGCCACCGGGACCCCCCCTCGCCCCTCACCTTTGGTCGAGGCGGAGGAGCGGGTGCTGTCCTCTGAGCGCAGGGACTCGGAGGAGGGCGCGGGTGCCGGCGGGGGCCCCGGCCTTAGGCTGTCCCCCTCGGAGATGGAGCGGCGGAGCTCCCTGGGCCCCTCGCCCTCCGGCCGCTCCTCCGACAGGCTGCGCAGCCGTGCCGAGACCCGCTCCATCGTGGCGCTGATCTTCCTCCGCACGGCCACCGCCGGCGACTCGCTCTCCCCACCGCCCCCTGGCTCCGACTTGAGGCTCTCTGAGTCCCTGCGCTCCTTGGAGCTGCCCAAGGCCAAGCTCCAGGAGAAGCGGCGTCCGCCAGATGGGGTCTCGCTACCTCCGTCCTCCCCactgctcttcttcctctcgGCAGGCGGGGTCCGCTTGAGGAGCACAGACATCCTCCGGAGGAAGCCCCTGTCCTTCTCCACCTCATGCAGGTCCTGCACTGACTTGGACTTGGCCACCAGCCCCACAGGCCGGTCCCTGCGCAGCTCCAGGGGCACACCGGCCGGTGTGGGACGGTAGATGCTCTCATCGGGGGTCGGGGGACCAGCCAGGTGACGGTCCTCGGAGCGGGAGCGGGTGAGGAGCTTCAGCCCCCGGCTGAGCGATGACTCCCGGCCCCGCTTGAACTTGGCCTCGAAGACCTCCTCCGAGTCTATGTCCTGGatgagcagggagctggaggagccatCAGGCTTTGCCTCCTTCCTTGGtgcctgtgctggtgctggtgctaGTGCTGGTGGCTCAGTCGGGGTGGCCGGCGATGGCTGGGGGGCTTCCTCAGTGGCTGGCTCCCCACCTTGCGTGGCTCCCAAGGCTTGCATGATCTTGGCGTAGGAAGAAGTGTTGGGGTCTTGGGTGCTGGGGgccaggggctgcagaggggcagGTGTTCCTGTCCTGGCAGCCCCCTCTCCACTGGCTCCAGCAGCCTTGGTGGGAGTCCTTTCCTTCTGCCCCCCGGCCATGGGCTTCTTCCCCATGGTGgtggcagctgtgctggcccTGGGCTGGCCACGCTCCTCAGGGAGGTGccttgtccccagggcagccTTGGTGGCAGGAGCTTGAGGGATGGCGATATCCAGTGCAGGGGGTGTCAGCGGGCCGGGGGTGTCTGGCGAGGCTGGTGGCCGGGCGTCAGAGAGGGCTGAGAGCGATGGGGACTCCTTGAGCCGCTGGGCCTCCAGGCAGGCCACTGGGATCTCCAGGGGTGCACCGGAGCGGCGGTGCCGGACGACAGGCTCGGCATCCCCATGACTGAAGgagctgctcttctgcagccGGTGCTCGGCGGGGAGGAGGCGTGGTGAGGTGGCCTCACTGGACGCTGCCCGCACCAGCCGCGGCACTGCTGGTGGCTCCAGTCGGGTCGGCCGTGGGACCTTCTTGTCAGGACTGACCCCCAGAGTCTCCAGGAGGGGACCCCGGAGGCCACTGACCTTGCCATCCCCGGAGCTGCCACGCAGCAGCCGCTGGCGCATCAGCTCCAGGCGCTGGGCATGATCATCCTCCCCCCAGACCCCCTTCCGCCACGGCAGCTCCATGGAGGCCGCCTTGGCCAGGGTCCGGTGGGGGTCCCGGCCCGCCTCGGCCCCCTCCTCGGTCcctgggggctggtggggcGGCAGGGCActgtcagcagagctgcccctCTTCAGCTCTCCCCGCCGGGCACTCCCTGGGGACTCCAGGCTGGAGCCCTTCCTCATGGCTTTGCGAGGGTACTCGGGACGCTTCTGGGCTTCAGGGGCTTCTTCATCAGAGGAGCCAGGTGCTTCCCCCTCCGTGCATGGCCGCCATGGCCCGGCGCCCCTTGGTCGcttccccagggccaccccggGCTTCCCCATGCCCTGGCTCTGCCACTCCATGGCAGAGGCATCCCCTGGTGCAAacccctccagctgcagcccctcagATGGCCCAACAGCCTCGTCATCTGTGGGGATCTCATTGAGCGACATGCGGGAGCCGGAGAACTCCACCTGGTGCGGCATGGGGATAAAGGGCAGCTCGTCCAGGTCATCTGAGTCCGAGGAGGATGACAGCGCCGGTGACTCCTTGAGGTGCCTGGGCACGGCAATGGAGAGGTGGTTGGATgtgtcctccagcagctccgGGATCGGCCGCAGCACCATGTTGCACTTGTAGCTGATCTGCGAGCgctgcagccagcagagagctgggtcAGACCCGGGTGGGTGGCATGGCATCATCCTGCCCAGCACACATCACCCCGTCCTGcccagcacacagctctgcctggccctctCCTGCCCCCACTCCTGCCTTCACCTGCCATTTCCGACGGGAGAGGAACAGCTTCAGGTGGTCGGTGCTGATGACCTTCCCCTTGGCCAGTGTCTGTAAGGTGAGGGGACAGCAGTGTCCCACAGAGCCTACAGCAGGCTCAGGGGAACACCACTGCTGCCAGATGCTGAGCTCTTGTCCAGGCTCACCTTGAACCAGGGATGCTCCAGGATCTGTTCTGCATTGGGTCTCCTGTGAACCAACACCACCGGGTGAGAACCGCCCGGGCTGGGGGGATTTGGCCAgcccagggaagggcaggagtcAGGGCAGCCCCTGATGCATGGGGGAGCCCACCCTCCCTGGAGCACAAGGCTCCTCCCCTGGCCCTCACAGCACTCACAGCCTGTCATTGACCAGCACTTTGATGACGAAGCCCTTGGCTTCCCGGGTGAGCCCCTGGAACATCCTCTCCTCGAAGGCCACATTGTAGTTGCGGATGTTCATCAGCGTCGTCTTGTCGTTCTCCCCGACGAAAGGGGAGATCCCCGTCAGGCTGCCGGAAAGGGGACAATGTCATTGGGCTGGGAGGGCATGGGGAACAGCATGACAAGTACAGGGGACCAAGGATGGGACCCTAGACCCCAGCCCCGTTGACATGGGGAgggcagaagcagaagcaaTCAGGGAGGAGTCTGAGTCTGCAAGAAGCAATGTGCatggctgcagccccagcactgcaaCCAGCAAGGGAGCAGGAAGGGGATCGCTCCCATGGGGACTCAACAGGAACACTTACCAGAGGTAGGCGATGACTCCCACGGGCCTGCAGAGAGGAGAGCACCGTTACTGCACAGCATGAGCCCTCCAGGGTGCCCAGTCCCTCCAGGCATAGCAGGGAGACCACTGTCCACCCCAGGGCCGCCCTTACCAGATGTCGGTGACACTGGAGACGGGGCTCTGGTTGACGATCTCGGGGCCAACAAACTCAGGGGTGCCATACTTGCAGTACTGTGGCTCTTCAGGCGTCAGCTCCTGCGCGTTGCCAAAATCGCAGATCCGGACCTGTTCGCTGCTCGAATCCGCCATCAGGAGGTTTTCTGGCTACAGGACAGCatggggcagagaggagctTGGCAGGAGGCAGGGGCTCCCCCCAGGGAAGGGGTGCCCCCCACCAGCAGGACCAagctccctgcagcacagcaggaacCCCTCTGTGTGGATGCGGGGTGGGAGGGGGCCAGAGAGCCCCCCACTCACTTTGATGTCCAGGTGCAGGACACTGTGCTGGTGCAGGTAGCAGATCCCCTCCAGAACCTGCCGCATGTAGGATCGGACCTGTgagagagcagagggagagTGGCTGCCCTGAGCATGGCTCAGCCCCATGCTGACACTGTACAGAGGAGGGTGCAGGCTGTAGCCCCCTTTGTAGCCTAATACAATGAGTGTTGCAAGTCCCTGGGCTCGgacaaaccccagtggccccaggctctttctctcctccatcaCTTTGCCCCCTCAGGGTTCACCCACCTCGGACTCACACACTGAGGGCTTCCTTGCCATCCTGtccagcagctcttccttgGAACAGCTGGGGCCCAGTCAAGGAGCACAGAAACTCCATGTGCCACTGTGCCCTgcaccctcctgggcagccagctcCTCTACACCCGCTCTTCCCACCCATCCCCTCCAAAAGCACCCCTTCATCCCCCATGCCGCACACTCCCAGAGCAGCACCCAGAGGATACAGCTCCATGACAATGATGACGGCATTCTTCTTCTCAAAGGCATCATGGAAGAAGACGATGCGTTCATGGTCCAGTTGCGAGAGAATGTGCAGCTCCCGGTGCGCCGACTGCTTGGCCTTGGTCCTCCCGGGGACAAACTTGGCAGCAAAGTCCAGGCGGCTGCTCTTCTCTGTCACCCTCCGCAGATAGGAGAAAGCCCCCCTACAATGTAGCAATGCGGACAAGAGGAGATAAGAAGGTGGGTGAGCAGGAGacctcctcttccccaagcAGCTGAGGCAGGggtctgcagccccagcagctctccaggACTGTCCTCGGAGAGACCCCATGCCTGGCTTTGCCCTGGCCACCCCAGCTCCCCACTGTGAGCTGACACTGGAGCACCCATCAGCAGCTGAGACCAGCCACAGCACATCAGGGTCTGGCATATCGTGGAGCTCAGGCCCTGGGGACAGAgtgccaggctgcagccagGCTCCAGCACCCCTGTCCCTGCGGTGCCCATGGTGCCCCGCTGACTCCCGTGCTGGCAGCCCCGTACCTCCCGATCTCCTCGTGCACGTCGTAGTAGTCGGTCAGGCGTCGTGCCTTGTGCAGTGCCTCCTCCTCCATGGCGGCATcagcagcaggctgggctgggggaaggaAAGGCGCTGGTGGGGGGCAAGCCGGGCACCCAGGCTCTGCCCCCcaaggctgggggtgcagctgGCCATACCTGTCCTCACCACCAGCTCCGCCTTGCAGGAGACCTCCCCGGCCAGGTTCTTGGCTGTGCAGGTGTAGACGCCACTGTCGGGCTCAGCGGCACCCAGCACCACCAGCGAGCACTCGTTGTCCTCGTACACGAAGCTCAGGTGGCTGCTCTCCTCCAGCAACTCCCCATCCTGGGGGTGGCAGGAGTATCAGCAGGGTCACATCCTAGACCAGCTCCCTCAACCCTTTTCCCATGGGTGGGGCACAGGGAGTGCTCTGCATCACTGGGGGCAAACATAGCCCCAGAGCCCCAGCACAGTGATGGAGGTAAGGCAGTGGAGAGTGTGGGTCTGGGGGAGCTGTGGGTCAGGAAGAGGGTGCTGGGGTCCCAGCCCACCTTATACCACATGATGTCTGGCAGTGGTTTCCCCTCCACCACCACGGCGAAGCGTGGTGTCTCCCCTTCCTGGGCATCGATGTCCTCCATGATGGACTCAAAGCGTGGTGCCTCTGCCGAGAGATGGGGCGTGGGGCACCATGGGGCAGTGCCACCCCACTGCCACTGGCATGGGGTGTAGAGCTGTGGGGCACTGCGAGAAAGTGCCAGATGATGGTATAGGGGCATGGAGCGCCACAGGGCAGTGCCACCATGGTGCACGTGGGAGCGGGACACTACAGGGCAGGCCACACAGTGTCATGTGCCTGCAGCACCATGGGGCAGTCACCCATTGGTGTGGGGCACCACGGGGCAGTGCCACACATGGCACATGGCCATGGGGCGTATAGGGCCACGTCTCCCCATTAGACATGGATGTAGGGTACCGTGGGGCAGTGCCACTCATGACACCTCTGTGGGACATTGTGGATATGTCCCCTATGACTCTTGGCTATAGGGCACTGGGGAGCAGTGCCACCCCATTCTACACAGGCATAGGACACCCTGCAGCAGTTCCACCCATGGCACATGGCTGAAGGACACCATGGGGCACTGCCACCCCATGCACACAGCCATGGGGCATATATGACATTTCTATGGTCAGATATGGGTATAGGACCCCAGGCAGCAATATCAACACATGGTTCATGGGTTTTCAGCCCCATGGGGCGTTGCCACCCTGTAGAGCAGCATCTCCATGGCATATGAGTATGGAGCACTGAGGACCAGTGCCATGCTATGGGGCAGTGCCCCTATGGCACATGGGCTTGGAGCACTGTAGGGTGATGGCGATGCCACCCCCCAGCAGAGGGGCATGGGCCCTGGCACAGGGGCACATACCTGCAAGGTGGAGGCGGAGGGTGCAGCGGGCAGTGCCGTGGCGGTTGCTCACCTCGCAGGCCAGCGGCCCCACGGCCCCCCGACCCACGCGCAGCAGCCGCAGGCAGTGCTGGTCATCATCCGGCATCGTCATCTCGCACATgccctccttctcccccaaCACCTGCCCGCCCCTGTGggcacagcagctgccacaTCACAGCCCCACAGGCAACCGCTGCCCCCCTCATAgctcccaccccacagccccatggCCACCTCCTGACCCACAGACAGCTTCAGCCTCAGCTCCCACCCTGCATCCCCCACAAACAACTCACACCCGATAGCTCTGCCTCCTGAATGGCTCTTGACCTTAGCACCACAGACAGCACCCTGCCCCCCCAAAAGCCCTCCCCATGCAGGTCTGCACAGCCCTGGACATCACCCTTGGGTGCACATCCAGCCAAGCCCCAGGGAAGGACCCCCCACGCACCGCGGGCTGCATAGGGAGCTGGCGTGGGAGCCCCTTTCACAACCCATGGGTTGATGCTGGGCATGGGGCAAGCAATGTGTACAGCACCATGTCCTACCTCTTCCAAATGACGGTGGCCTCCACGTGGTTGATGGTGATGGTGATGGAGGTTGGCTGGCCCTCCACCACATACACCACGTCTGGCTTGTCCAGGATGACTGGAGCCTCTTCCAGGTAGGGACCTGCCACACACACTGTCACCACCACCTCTGGACCCCATGTTGCCCAGCTCTGGCCAGCTCGCCACCCCACCAGAGACAGAgatccccccaccccagccactgtcccctccccacTGCCCCTCTCACCCCGATCCAGGAGCTGCACGGGCCCCACAGGCGGGGAGGGCTTGCTGTTGGTCTTGGGGGTGGCAGTGATGACACGGAAGAGGTACTGGGCACCCTTGGTCAGCCCATGCACCGTGTAGGTGGTGTCCCGCACACCTGTCACCAGCACCAGCCACTGCATCGTGCCTAGCACTTGCATTTGCACCACGTAGGTCACAGAGTTGgggtctgcaggaggagagggtCAGTGCAGAGCCCCCAGCATCAGGCAAGCCTGTGCACCCCACCATGGCATTGCCCACCCCTGCCCATCCCCAACCCCTTCACCTATGGCAGTGTCCAGCCACTTTGGCTTGTTCCAGGTCAGCGTGATGGCTCTGCCGGTCACCGAGGCCACGGTGGGGGGCCCATCTGGGGGGGTTGGCACCACATCTGTGTGGGGAGGCGGGAAGTGGTGTAAGCATGGCCACTGCCACAGCTCCTCAGGGCATCTGCCTTACACCCCAGGAGATGCGGGCTGGAGGGGACAGATGTGGCCAGTGACCCTCACCGGTGGTGGCAAGGGCTAAGCTTGGCAGCCCCTATGGCGCTGGTGCTTCCAGCAAGTCCTGTGTGGGACCTGGGGGTCCAGGGATGAGTCCAGACCCCGTGAGGTGGGGACTGCACATCTGACCCTGCTTTTAGGTTGGACTAGAGGCTTCCTGAGGTCCCCTTCAACCTGAAGTCTCCTGCCATTCTGTCACCGTAGGACCTTGCTATGGGGCCACCAACCCCCAGCCCCGGGACACAGCCCAGCAGGTCAGCAGTGGGCGGCTACACATTCCCAGTGGTGCCCGCTGCCCCTTACCGGTGACATAGAGGTGCGCATAGCATGTGGCCTTCCCCACTTTGTTGGCGATGACACTTTTATAGACACCGGCATGTGTGTGGCTGACGGCTGTGAACACCAGGCGATGGATATCCTTATCTGAGGGGAAACAGGGGGACATGGGTAAGACCCCACCAGCCAAGTGGCACAGAGGTCCCCTCCCTGCCTCATGGGGCATGAAGGTCTGGGAGGTGATGCCTCCTCCTGGGGTGCTGCAGGTAGGGCAGAAGGACCCCGAGGAGGTGTGGAGGGTGATGGGGAGCCCTACACTGCAT includes these proteins:
- the SPEG gene encoding striated muscle preferentially expressed protein kinase isoform X2, whose translation is MHRAQGRDSTSRAGGEPRAAPPSPGIPPKRAKVTAEPGAPEKGPARPAAPFFARKLKNAAIGTGCDIRLRVVAVGNPPPSLRWYRNEELLTPREEEYGTLWIRDSKKEDAGVYTCIAENERGEAMTSAVLAIIDMEDSETGEDEPSDPQVTQRSELQDETAFSTPTGGSDTLVDTSMNTTPTSVLALSQAEERSSWSGSQQTVVEKETDASLPARGPYLRPAAWQQLQGTPSSIPQGGYRRDDPNSGPASPKPGAEPPRSPAALPLTSKPPILRSPSPRTGSCLPPTVGATSQPAARGPGVPSFTPVTPRKKSSVPAEYQDTVPEEYEEKIKRPKSSGYSQGSTQDSRPQTPMSDASGRISVRASPKLVRAGSKIFERLQFFEERRRSLEQADSPFTAHPCLPLRKTRSFDQPSSGLRRASTPGGSREDMREGDRWDSGSTAACRRLAFRQKAASFDERGKFAGRVYAIEHKFAEELTRIKRTVSKQQLRRSQELCKPGLPPAPSTPVASEPAAPRPPRTPSSQGAAGRKALPPKTSPVESTHVIQHLALSSVALVGPDGEPELGGQRGRKALVRGGTAASQPAEVEDAAARKGPQQGGTGEVKKKEQLPLSQATPQGRAALLQAGPAEGSPCPDGGPAGGARAPGAVSEALASRLAVPHGLYRRPEAPTEVRFLPWAKPGLEQEARLERSWAGQHSTGREVERRQVKVSEKKESGRTAQEGRSTRSKAKGRRARPTSPELESSDDSYVSAGEDPLEAPIFEIPIQDMAVAVGAEVLLKCIVTANPQPDVSWRKDGVPLRSSTARPIKAEGERHTLLVRSARVADAGLYTVTAANEVGATCCSAILSVRPAPAVERHGNLATPLGQASPITSDEEYLSPLEEFPESSTPQHRPAMKLQPRAEHGAAHGSPESTFKAAPTFEVSLSDQSVLEGQDVSMSVRVRGEPKPIIYWLRNRQPVKYGRRHHAEEAEGARGLYTLHILAAERTDTGFYTCKAVNEYGTKQCEAKLEVRARPECQSLAIVVPLQDVVVGAGELALFECLVAGPPDMDVDWLSRGRLLQPALLKCKMHFDGRKCKLLLTSVHEDDSGIYTCKLSTAKDELTCSARLTVQPSVQPLFTRKLEDVDVVEGRTARFDCMISGTPPPTVIWTHFGQPVQEGENVRIQRDGGLHSLVIVHVGSEDEGQYTVTARNAHGHVECSAELYVEEPRPSAASQISKLEKMPSIPEEPEQAETETECFTMPDFLKPLQNLDVVESKEAVLECQVAGMPYPSITCFHNGSRIDSTEDRKMMQYKDIHRLVFTAVSHTHAGVYKSVIANKVGKATCYAHLYVTDVVPTPPDGPPTVASVTGRAITLTWNKPKWLDTAIDPNSVTYVVQMQVLGTMQWLVLVTGVRDTTYTVHGLTKGAQYLFRVITATPKTNSKPSPPVGPVQLLDRGPYLEEAPVILDKPDVVYVVEGQPTSITITINHVEATVIWKRGGQVLGEKEGMCEMTMPDDDQHCLRLLRVGRGAVGPLACEVSNRHGTARCTLRLHLAEAPRFESIMEDIDAQEGETPRFAVVVEGKPLPDIMWYKDGELLEESSHLSFVYEDNECSLVVLGAAEPDSGVYTCTAKNLAGEVSCKAELVVRTAQPAADAAMEEEALHKARRLTDYYDVHEEIGRGAFSYLRRVTEKSSRLDFAAKFVPGRTKAKQSAHRELHILSQLDHERIVFFHDAFEKKNAVIIVMELCSKEELLDRMARKPSVCESEVRSYMRQVLEGICYLHQHSVLHLDIKPENLLMADSSSEQVRICDFGNAQELTPEEPQYCKYGTPEFVGPEIVNQSPVSSVTDIWPVGVIAYLCLTGISPFVGENDKTTLMNIRNYNVAFEERMFQGLTREAKGFVIKVLVNDRLRPNAEQILEHPWFKTLAKGKVISTDHLKLFLSRRKWQRSQISYKCNMVLRPIPELLEDTSNHLSIAVPRHLKESPALSSSSDSDDLDELPFIPMPHQVEFSGSRMSLNEIPTDDEAVGPSEGLQLEGFAPGDASAMEWQSQGMGKPGVALGKRPRGAGPWRPCTEGEAPGSSDEEAPEAQKRPEYPRKAMRKGSSLESPGSARRGELKRGSSADSALPPHQPPGTEEGAEAGRDPHRTLAKAASMELPWRKGVWGEDDHAQRLELMRQRLLRGSSGDGKVSGLRGPLLETLGVSPDKKVPRPTRLEPPAVPRLVRAASSEATSPRLLPAEHRLQKSSSFSHGDAEPVVRHRRSGAPLEIPVACLEAQRLKESPSLSALSDARPPASPDTPGPLTPPALDIAIPQAPATKAALGTRHLPEERGQPRASTAATTMGKKPMAGGQKERTPTKAAGASGEGAARTGTPAPLQPLAPSTQDPNTSSYAKIMQALGATQGGEPATEEAPQPSPATPTEPPALAPAPAQAPRKEAKPDGSSSSLLIQDIDSEEVFEAKFKRGRESSLSRGLKLLTRSRSEDRHLAGPPTPDESIYRPTPAGVPLELRRDRPVGLVAKSKSVQDLHEVEKDRGFLRRMSVLLKRTPPAERKKSSGEDGGSETPSGGRRFSWSLALGSSKERRDSESLKSEPGGGGESESPAVAVRRKISATMERVSARLRSLSEERPEGEGPRELRRSISEGDSLRPGPPPAPAPSSESLRSEDSTRSSASTKGGAESQKRSRWERWGLSRSKKEKVASQPSIPSSLLREEGPATGRPHAPSESDFPPVFHIKLKDQVLLEGEALTLCCLPAGSPTPRIIWMKDKRSLQPDNALNIVSCKDGRQMLTIAKVSRKDAGLYECAATNVLGTAISSCTLAVARLPGRPGTPEIPQKYKNTVLVLWKPAESKAPCTYTLERRLDGEHEWKIVTTGIADCYFNVTELPPGSAARFRVACVNKAGQGPYSTPSGKVHLKAADAQAAPAKDVAVPAPVPEKVASSRSTQTPVGQPEPPATGVPPTTPPHKHEGEVQKADGVVQAGAPPGVLQPPAPHEEGPRLDPELPPNITVCVPPELMFTPPRTVASPHTDTPTRGSPTPATDTSPPPQAPSPSKFSPTSPVSTTPSSAPTSSPTPNAAPTRKMPPYMVTSFVSMPPASPTTQEPSPTTPSSKESPAERVPGAKDSTALRQGVPQKPYTFLDEKARGRFGVIRLCKENATGKHFMAKIVPYEAERKQSVLQEYEILKALHHERIMALHEAYITPRYLVLICENCAGKEILYSIVDRFRYSEDDVVSYVLQLLQGLEYLHSRRIVHLDIKPDNIVVSGMNALKIIDFGSAQTYNPLVLRQLGRRVGTLEYMSPEVVKGDPVGSAADVWGVGVLIYIMLSGRSPFFELDPIETENRILAGRFDAFRLYPNVSQSAALFIRKVLAVHPWSRPTVKDCFANTWLQDAYLMKLRRQTLTFTTNRLKEFLVEHQRRRGEAVTKHKVLLRSYQGGQPPGPQ